In a genomic window of Zonotrichia albicollis isolate bZonAlb1 chromosome 7, bZonAlb1.hap1, whole genome shotgun sequence:
- the EGR2 gene encoding E3 SUMO-protein ligase EGR2 has protein sequence MGSDVPGIQGAPINSYRQTCPPARAAAGARRSRGTAGTAPPRRGGRPPAHAAPAPRRPPALVVGGRGKRPLLSLPSPPRVPTAGRERRSPGRPAVPMMTAKAVDKIPVTLGGFVHQLPEGIYPADDISAALPTSVAIFPNADLAGPFDQMSGVAGDGMINVDMGDKRALDLPYGGGFAPNAPASRNQTFTYMGKFSIDPQYPGAGCYPEGIINIVSAGILQGVSTPSSAASSAASSASSAASSATAASATSPNPLAGALGCTMAQGQPADLEHLYSPPPPPYSGCGDLYPQDPSSAFLPAAGGGALPFPPPPSYPSPKAAAADGGLFTMIPEYGGFFPPPQCQRELHAGPDRKPFPCPLDSLRVPPPLTPLSTIRNFTMGAPPAGAAPGSAPGSGGGEGAGARLPAGAYSPHHLPLRPILRPRKYPNRPSKTPVHERPYPCPAEGCDRRFSRSDELTRHIRIHTGHKPFQCRICMRNFSRSDHLTTHIRTHTGEKPFACDFCGRKFARSDERKRHTKIHLRQKERKGAAAAGGCPQPGGGSGTAALAPCAARTRTP, from the exons ATGGGCAGTGACGTCCCGGGCATTCAGGGGGCCCCCATAAATAGTTACCGCCAGACTTGTCCTCCAGCGCGAGCtgcggcgggagcgcggcgctCCCGGGGCACCGCGGGCACCGCACCGCCGCGACGGGGCGGCCGCCCGCCCGCACATGCCGCGCCGGCTCCCCGCCGTCCCCCCGCGCTGGTAGTGGGAGGCAGGGGGAAGcgccccctcctctccctcccctccccgccCCGAGTGCCCACCGCCGGCCGGGAGCGCCGCTCCCCCGGCCGCCCCGCTGTCCCCATGATGACCGCCAAGGCGGTAGACAAGATCCCGGTGACCCTCGGTGGGTTCGTGCACCAGCTCCCCGAGGGCATTTACCCGGCGGATGACATCTCCGCCGCGCTGCCAACTTCGGTCGCGATCTTCCCCAATGCCGACCTGGCAGGGCCGTTCGACCAGATGAGCGGTGTGGCAGGAG ACGGCATGATCAACGTGGACATGGGCGACAAGCGGGCCCTGGACCTGCCCTACGGTGGCGGCTTCGCCCCCAATGCTCCGGCTTCCCGCAATCAGACCTTCACCTACATGGGCAAATTCTCCATCGACCCGCAATACCCTGGCGCCGGTTGCTACCCCGAGGGCATCATCAACATCGTGAGCGCGGGGATCCTGCAGGGGGTCAGCACGCCCTCCTCCGCCGCCTCCTCTGCCGCCTCCTCCGCCTCCTCCGCCGCCTCCTCGGCCACCGCCGCCTCCGCCACCTCCCCCAACCCGCTGGCCGGGGCCCTCGGCTGCACCATGGCACAGGGCCAGCCGGCCGACCTGGAGCATCTCTACTCGCCTCCGCCGCCGCCCTACTCGGGCTGCGGTGACCTGTACCCGCAAGACCCCTCCTCGGCTTTCCTGCCCGCCGCCGGCGGCGGGGCACTGCCTTTTCCCCCGCCGCCCTCCTACCCCTCACCGAAGGCGGCGGCGGCCGATGGCGGGCTCTTCACCATGATCCCCGAGTACGGCGGCTTCTTCCCGCCGCCCCAGTGCCAGCGGGAGCTCCACGCCGGCCCCGACCGCaagcccttcccctgccccctCGACTCGCTCCGCGTCCCGCCGCCCCTCACGCCGCTTTCCACCATCCGCAACTTCACGATGGGGGCGCCCCCGGCGGGCGCCGCCCCCGGCAGCGCTCCCGGCAGCGGCGGGGGCGAGGGCGCGGGCGCCCGGCTGCCCGCCGGCGCCTACAGCCCGCACCACCTGCCGCTGCGGCCCATCCTGCGGCCCCGCAAGTACCCCAACCGGCCCAGCAAGACGCCGGTCCACGAGCGGCCCTACCCGTGCCCCGCCGAGGGCTGCGACCGCCGCTTCTCCCGCTCCGACGAGCTCACCCGGCACATCCGCATCCACACGGGCCACAAGCCCTTCCAGTGCCGTATCTGCATGCGGAACTTCAGCCGCAGCGACCACCTCACCACCCACATTCGCACGCACACCGGCGAGAAACCCTTCGCCTGCGACTTCTGCGGCAGGAAGTTCGCCCGCTCCGACGAAAGGAAGCGGCACACGAAGATTCACCTGCGCCAGAAGGAACGAAaaggagccgccgccgccggcggGTGCCCGCAAcccggcggcgggagcggcacGGCCGCCCTGGCCCCCTGCGCGGCGCGGACGCGGACGCCCTGA
- the ADO gene encoding 2-aminoethanethiol dioxygenase, which translates to MPRDNMASLIQRVARQARITFRTPAGPAFGENLHRLQQLLDKVRAEDLHLAPRGPSAAAAASGGGPPWAGVVPPVSYMHICETENFSMGVFLLRSGACIPLHDHPGMNGMLKVLYGTLRIACMDTLPSGAASAPPPPAAGSGPCLRALFRSRQHYTPASPPCLLSPHTDNLHQIDAVDGPAAFLDILAPPYDPQHGRDCHYYRLLEGPPAGAEPPPLPREVWLMETPQASDFWCGGEPYPGPRVCL; encoded by the coding sequence ATGCCCCGGGACAACATGGCCTCCCTGATCCAGCGGGTGGCGCGGCAGGCGCGCATCACCTTCCGCACCCCGGCGGGCCCAGCCTTCGGGGAGAACCTGCAccgcctgcagcagctgctggacaaGGTGCGCGCCGAGGACTTGCACTTGGCGCCGCGGGGGCCGtcggccgcggcggcggcgtcCGGCGGGGGTCCGCCGTGGGCCGGCGTGGTGCCTCCCGTCAGCTACATGCACATTTGCGAGACGGAGAACTTCAGCATGGGCGTGTTTCTGCTGCGGAGCGGCGCCTGCATCCCGCTGCACGACCACCCGGGCATGAACGGCATGCTGAAGGTGCTGTACGGCACGCTGCGCATCGCCTGCATGGACACGCTGCCCTCCGGGGCGGCCTCCgccccgccgcctcccgccgctGGCAGCGGGCCGTGCCTGCGCGCCCTTTTCCGCTCCCGCCAGCACTACACGCCCGCCTCGCCGCCCTGCCTGCTCTCTCCGCACACCGACAACCTCCACCAAATCGACGCTGTGGACGGGCCTGCCGCCTTTCTCGACATCCTGGCGCCGCCCTACGACCCCCAGCACGGCCGGGACTGCCACTACTACCGGCTGCTGGAGGGGCCGCCGGCGGGCGCGGAGCCGCCCCCGCTGCCGCGAGAGGTGTGGCTGATGGAGACCCCGCAGGCCTCCGACTTCTGGTGCGGGGGCGAGCCCTACCCTGGGCCTCGCGTCTGCCTCTGA